In a single window of the Bacteroides acidifaciens genome:
- a CDS encoding alpha/beta hydrolase gives MNAQKIVKLWETNPPTSNEITKAEKYERNGNWVTNVSSPELAIYQTNKAKNTEMAVVICPGGGYAGLAILHEGEQFAKWLNGQGITAFVLKYRMPNKHKEVPLDDAQQAIRYVRNHASEFGIDVNKVGIAGFSAGGHLAATASTHYTTEGTNTRPDFSILFYPVITMERATHGGSRSNLLGDNPLPADIQFFSNEKHINANTPPAILLLSDDDKSVPTANSVLYYESLKKNNVPATMYIFPEGGHGWGMNIDFKYHSQMLELLGMWLKSVY, from the coding sequence ATGAATGCTCAGAAAATTGTGAAACTGTGGGAGACAAACCCACCGACAAGTAATGAAATAACAAAAGCTGAAAAGTACGAGAGAAACGGCAATTGGGTAACAAATGTTTCCTCACCCGAACTGGCTATTTACCAGACCAATAAAGCAAAAAACACAGAAATGGCAGTTGTGATATGTCCAGGTGGAGGATACGCCGGACTGGCTATTCTGCACGAAGGGGAACAGTTTGCTAAATGGTTGAACGGACAGGGAATAACGGCTTTCGTCCTCAAATACCGGATGCCGAACAAACACAAGGAAGTACCCTTGGATGATGCACAGCAGGCAATACGTTATGTACGCAATCATGCAAGCGAATTTGGTATAGACGTAAATAAAGTAGGTATCGCCGGTTTCTCGGCAGGCGGACATTTGGCCGCTACCGCTTCTACTCACTACACGACAGAGGGAACAAATACAAGACCGGATTTCTCCATTCTTTTTTATCCTGTCATAACCATGGAGAGGGCTACGCATGGCGGTTCCCGTTCCAATCTGTTGGGTGACAATCCCCTACCGGCCGATATCCAGTTTTTCTCTAACGAAAAGCATATCAATGCAAACACCCCACCTGCCATCCTGTTATTGAGTGATGACGATAAGTCCGTACCTACTGCCAATAGCGTGCTCTATTATGAATCATTGAAGAAAAACAATGTCCCCGCAACCATGTATATATTTCCCGAAGGCGGTCATGGCTGGGGGATGAATATAGACTTTAAGTATCATTCACAGATGCTTGAGTTGCTGGGTATGTGGCTGAAATCTGTCTACTGA
- a CDS encoding DUF6377 domain-containing protein: MKKNCLSFLLLLFSCSSVFADERLDSLLNVLDATIKEADAYVQIKENRLRELKKEAGKTPPVSIERYNLNNTIYSEYKAYSSDSALHYLNENILLARQLNDRERELKIQLELSYLLSSIGMYIEAADILGAIDRPSLPQSLLGDYYTCYEHVYAEAGAAQPRYKMFSSRYFKLSHAYRDSMQVTLEPSSDTYLWLRETQLKEAGKYDEALEFSDRRISESSFGTPQYALAAYQRFRLFESMGQKDEHLYYLVLSAISDVRSAIKEQSSLMVLAQELHKKGDLKRAYAYINFSWEISQFYKTRLRSWMNITPLSMINGNYQDIIKQQNRELLIYIVCVALLALLLIIALIYIYRQMKALSVAKKGLQEVNERLFSLNEELEEVNRHLRSTNLELSESNLIKEAYIARFFKLCSVYVDRLQAYRKLVNKKLQRGQVAELLKMTHLSNDIVTVEVQELYANFDSAFLHLFPNFVESLNQLLLPEEQIVLKPDELLNTELRIFALIRLGIKDSSQIAELLHYSVNTIYNYRSRVKTKARVSREDFEDLVAKIR, encoded by the coding sequence ATGAAAAAGAACTGCTTGTCATTCCTTTTACTTCTGTTTTCCTGTTCTTCGGTCTTTGCCGATGAGCGTTTGGACTCGCTGTTGAATGTGCTTGACGCAACCATAAAAGAGGCGGACGCTTATGTGCAGATTAAAGAGAACAGGCTTCGGGAGTTGAAGAAAGAAGCTGGGAAGACACCGCCTGTTTCCATCGAACGTTATAACCTGAACAATACAATTTACTCTGAATATAAAGCGTATAGCTCTGATTCCGCACTCCACTATCTGAATGAGAATATATTACTCGCCCGTCAGTTGAACGACAGGGAGCGCGAGCTTAAAATCCAGTTGGAGTTATCCTACCTGTTGTCTTCCATCGGAATGTATATAGAAGCGGCGGATATACTGGGAGCCATAGACCGACCGTCACTTCCGCAGTCGCTTTTGGGAGATTACTATACGTGTTATGAACATGTATATGCCGAAGCAGGAGCGGCGCAGCCGCGATACAAGATGTTTTCATCGCGTTATTTCAAGTTGAGCCATGCCTATCGGGACTCTATGCAGGTAACCTTGGAACCCTCTTCGGATACTTACCTGTGGTTGCGCGAAACCCAACTGAAAGAAGCCGGGAAATACGATGAGGCTCTTGAATTCAGTGACCGCCGGATTTCGGAATCCTCTTTCGGCACACCTCAATATGCATTGGCGGCCTATCAGCGTTTCCGCCTTTTTGAAAGTATGGGACAGAAAGACGAGCATTTATATTACCTTGTTCTTTCTGCTATTTCCGATGTACGTTCCGCCATCAAGGAACAGTCCTCTTTGATGGTGCTGGCGCAGGAATTGCACAAGAAGGGAGACTTGAAGCGTGCGTATGCCTATATCAACTTCTCATGGGAAATATCACAATTCTATAAGACACGCTTACGCAGTTGGATGAACATTACCCCTCTTTCCATGATTAACGGGAATTATCAGGATATCATCAAACAGCAAAACCGGGAGCTGCTGATTTATATTGTATGTGTGGCGCTGCTGGCATTGTTGCTGATAATAGCGTTAATCTATATTTACCGGCAGATGAAAGCCCTTTCGGTTGCCAAGAAAGGGTTGCAAGAGGTGAACGAGCGGCTTTTCTCCTTGAATGAAGAACTGGAAGAAGTCAACCGGCATCTTCGTTCCACCAATCTGGAGCTTTCCGAGTCCAACCTTATTAAAGAAGCCTATATTGCCCGTTTTTTCAAATTATGCTCCGTTTATGTAGACCGTTTGCAAGCATACAGAAAGCTGGTAAATAAGAAGTTGCAGCGGGGGCAAGTAGCCGAACTGTTGAAAATGACACATCTCAGCAATGATATTGTGACTGTTGAAGTGCAGGAACTATATGCGAACTTCGATTCTGCCTTCCTGCACCTGTTCCCGAACTTTGTGGAATCTCTCAATCAATTATTGCTGCCCGAAGAACAAATAGTCTTAAAACCGGACGAGCTGCTCAATACAGAACTGCGGATTTTTGCCTTGATTCGTCTCGGCATTAAGGACAGTTCGCAGATTGCGGAGCTTCTACATTACTCGGTCAATACTATCTATAATTACCGTTCGAGAGTGAAGACCAAAGCACGCGTTTCACGCGAAGATTTTGAAGATTTGGTAGCTAAAATCCGGTAA
- a CDS encoding glycerophosphodiester phosphodiesterase family protein, whose product MKNELLHFLVLGKGGRTKSQSVSRLWCWAVLCVCGIVCIACSDDDSVKKNPYLQTSTRAMLKEVVEVKFINIDGNSDITVDFGDGTVKNGKAAEAVTHVYTQSGDYTMHVTAGQYEVQKRIRIYNLLALSEAMKQFREPSNKKVWVMTHRAHTTDRTVPENSVSSVEDAIDSGAEVIECDTHVTSDGVVVVCHDQTINATTNGTGDITKMTYAELQQYNLKDRNGRVTDEKMPTLEEFLKAGRGRIYFNLDYSPRTASSQQVVDIVMKLDMMESVFFYCNSAQKAEEVLGITSKAHVYTWTGNHKPMIGLPGNYFVQYSYLTNGKSTPLGSSINDGMLATVNMLPASGSSVSEWTLNEGYLDELLQIYPMVCMIQTDVPDLLIPALQARGLR is encoded by the coding sequence ATGAAAAATGAATTACTGCATTTTTTAGTTCTAGGAAAAGGCGGAAGGACAAAAAGCCAGTCTGTAAGCCGGTTATGGTGTTGGGCTGTCCTCTGTGTATGCGGAATAGTTTGCATCGCCTGTTCCGACGATGATTCTGTGAAAAAGAACCCTTACCTGCAAACAAGTACCCGTGCCATGCTGAAAGAGGTGGTAGAGGTCAAGTTTATCAACATTGATGGAAATTCCGATATTACTGTCGATTTTGGTGATGGGACGGTGAAGAATGGCAAAGCTGCCGAAGCTGTCACCCATGTCTATACGCAAAGCGGTGACTATACCATGCACGTCACGGCAGGGCAGTATGAGGTGCAGAAAAGAATCCGCATCTATAACCTGTTGGCACTGTCGGAAGCGATGAAGCAGTTCAGGGAACCGTCTAACAAGAAAGTATGGGTGATGACCCACCGCGCACATACCACGGACAGGACTGTTCCCGAAAACTCGGTGTCTTCCGTAGAAGATGCCATTGACTCGGGAGCCGAAGTGATAGAGTGCGATACGCACGTCACAAGTGACGGTGTGGTAGTGGTATGCCACGACCAGACAATCAATGCCACCACTAACGGTACGGGGGACATCACAAAAATGACCTATGCGGAACTACAACAGTACAACTTGAAAGACCGGAACGGACGGGTGACTGACGAAAAGATGCCTACCCTCGAAGAATTCCTGAAAGCGGGACGCGGCAGAATCTATTTCAATCTCGACTATTCCCCTCGTACGGCTTCTTCGCAGCAGGTGGTAGACATCGTGATGAAACTTGACATGATGGAATCCGTATTCTTCTATTGCAACAGTGCACAGAAAGCGGAAGAAGTGCTGGGCATCACCTCTAAAGCCCACGTTTACACATGGACGGGTAACCACAAGCCGATGATAGGATTGCCGGGCAACTACTTTGTGCAATACAGTTACCTGACAAATGGAAAAAGCACTCCTTTGGGAAGCTCTATCAATGACGGTATGCTGGCTACGGTGAATATGCTTCCCGCAAGTGGCAGCAGTGTTTCCGAATGGACACTGAATGAGGGCTATCTCGACGAATTGTTGCAAATCTATCCGATGGTGTGCATGATACAGACCGATGTGCCCGACTTGTTGATTCCCGCGTTACAGGCGAGAGGACTGCGTTAA
- a CDS encoding SusC/RagA family TonB-linked outer membrane protein, which translates to MRNIHCKTCACLLGMLLILFSGIEARGASLEVQQERKISGTVIDEKGEPVIGASVVVVETKQGAITNIDGKFQVNAPQNGRLKVSYIGYETQEIAIKDRQSLRIVLKEESTALNEVVVVGYGTMKRKEMTSAISHVGAKDLNQISSLDASMLLQGKVSSVSVSNTALADPNSTGSIQIRGISSRNAGLGPLIVVDGVPGGDMTNINPADIESIDVLKDGAASAIYGTRGSNGVILVNLKKGTRDGEVHTTYSAAVTFNKAKKELDIMNAEEYRAYRTVSNPLSDMGASTDWFDAVTRLGVTHMHTLTFSGGNARTNYRVTADYRKAQGIDLRSDRREYGARATISHTTKDGLFTFSANMTPRVIDRNKSASVYGSVIKNNPTMPVYDSESANGYYRFPSGGDSSNIVEQLNEEENGTEIKLLEWNATAAVNLLPLFNPSNPNMVLKSQVTLSQYQVDKFNGWFTPSTYGPNVNSSVAGKASRDFDKSTSNNLEWVTNFSTRIKEHQIRAMVGYSYNYGVNSGMGAENWDFSSDGLTYNNLGSGLEAAKEGKTMMSSYKNDHKLISFFGRVNYDWKERYLFTFSLRHEGSSRFGENHKWGNFPAVSVGWRISDEKFMKGLSWIDDLKVRYDYGVTGNQEIGNYQSLATYRAYGWYQYNGNNFHVWGPSKNVNSELRWEKGHNQNIGLDFSLFKHKVTGSFNYFHRKQSDLLGSYSVSVPPNLFTTIYANVGTLRNTGFELDVTVNAVRTKDFAYSFTLVGATNNNKFVSFSNDVYKGQKYYSTCNMANPNNPGYLQRIEEGERIGNYFTYRYAGVDKKGNWLIYDKKGNVIPIAQGSEEDKAVTGNGLPKFTGSMTHNFTYKNFDLTVAFRGAAGFDIFNVHDFYFGLQSMSTNQLTTAYSKNAHITTGKNVITDYFIEPGDYLKIDNITLGYTMNLNKKYIEKIRLFGTANNLYTFTKFTGVDPSTYEVNGLTPGTFGGGYNYYPSAFQFILGLQVSF; encoded by the coding sequence ATGAGAAATATTCATTGCAAGACGTGTGCCTGCCTGTTAGGTATGTTGCTGATACTGTTTTCCGGTATCGAGGCAAGGGGAGCTTCCCTCGAAGTGCAGCAGGAACGTAAAATATCCGGTACAGTAATCGATGAAAAGGGCGAACCTGTCATCGGTGCCTCGGTGGTGGTTGTAGAGACAAAGCAAGGCGCCATTACAAATATAGACGGTAAATTTCAGGTAAATGCCCCGCAAAACGGTCGTCTGAAAGTATCTTATATCGGCTATGAAACACAGGAAATAGCTATCAAAGACCGTCAGTCTTTGCGAATTGTGCTGAAAGAAGAATCTACCGCCTTGAATGAAGTGGTGGTGGTAGGTTACGGCACGATGAAAAGGAAAGAAATGACATCGGCTATCTCCCATGTCGGTGCGAAAGACCTGAATCAGATTTCCAGTCTCGATGCTTCCATGCTTCTGCAGGGAAAGGTGTCCAGCGTATCGGTTTCGAATACGGCTCTGGCCGACCCGAACAGTACGGGAAGTATTCAGATTCGCGGTATCTCTTCCCGTAATGCAGGCTTAGGACCGTTGATTGTGGTAGACGGAGTGCCGGGCGGTGATATGACGAATATCAACCCTGCCGATATTGAATCTATTGACGTGTTGAAAGACGGTGCGGCTTCCGCTATCTACGGTACACGAGGCAGCAACGGTGTTATTCTCGTGAATCTGAAAAAAGGAACGAGGGACGGAGAGGTGCATACTACTTATAGTGCTGCCGTTACTTTCAATAAGGCGAAGAAAGAACTGGATATAATGAACGCGGAAGAATATCGTGCCTACCGCACCGTGTCCAATCCGCTTTCGGATATGGGAGCCAGTACAGACTGGTTTGATGCCGTTACCCGCCTGGGCGTAACGCATATGCATACATTGACCTTCTCCGGCGGAAATGCGAGAACCAATTACCGCGTGACTGCCGACTACCGCAAGGCACAAGGTATCGACCTGCGTTCCGACCGTCGCGAATATGGTGCGCGTGCCACTATCAGCCATACTACAAAAGACGGTTTGTTCACATTCTCCGCCAATATGACTCCGCGTGTAATCGACCGGAACAAATCGGCAAGCGTCTACGGCAGTGTTATCAAGAATAACCCGACTATGCCTGTTTACGATTCCGAGTCCGCCAATGGCTATTATCGTTTCCCTTCCGGCGGAGACAGCTCCAATATCGTCGAGCAACTGAATGAGGAAGAGAACGGAACGGAAATCAAATTGTTGGAGTGGAACGCTACGGCTGCCGTCAACCTGCTTCCCCTGTTTAACCCGAGTAACCCGAATATGGTGTTGAAATCACAGGTGACCCTTTCACAATACCAGGTCGATAAGTTCAACGGATGGTTCACTCCGTCTACGTATGGCCCTAATGTCAATTCGAGCGTTGCCGGGAAAGCGAGCCGCGATTTTGACAAGAGTACCAGCAACAATTTGGAATGGGTGACTAATTTCTCTACACGCATCAAGGAACATCAGATTCGTGCGATGGTAGGTTACAGTTATAATTACGGTGTAAACTCGGGAATGGGAGCGGAGAACTGGGATTTCTCTTCCGACGGTCTGACTTATAACAATCTTGGCTCCGGTCTGGAAGCGGCGAAAGAAGGAAAGACAATGATGAGTTCCTACAAGAACGACCATAAACTAATCAGCTTCTTCGGCCGTGTCAACTACGACTGGAAAGAACGCTATCTGTTCACTTTCTCTTTGCGCCACGAGGGTTCTTCCCGCTTCGGTGAGAATCACAAATGGGGTAATTTTCCTGCGGTATCTGTGGGCTGGCGTATCTCGGACGAGAAGTTTATGAAAGGACTTTCGTGGATTGATGACTTGAAGGTGCGCTATGACTATGGTGTCACCGGTAACCAGGAGATAGGTAACTACCAGTCCTTAGCTACGTATAGAGCCTATGGCTGGTATCAGTATAACGGCAACAACTTCCATGTATGGGGTCCGAGCAAGAATGTCAATTCGGAACTTCGCTGGGAAAAGGGACACAATCAGAATATCGGTCTGGACTTTTCGCTCTTCAAGCACAAAGTGACCGGTTCATTTAACTATTTCCACCGTAAACAAAGCGATTTGCTCGGTAGTTACTCCGTATCCGTGCCGCCCAATCTGTTCACCACTATCTATGCCAATGTGGGTACGCTCCGCAATACAGGTTTCGAGCTGGACGTGACGGTAAATGCCGTCCGGACGAAAGACTTCGCTTATAGTTTCACTTTAGTGGGCGCTACTAATAACAATAAGTTTGTCAGCTTCTCCAACGATGTCTATAAGGGGCAGAAGTATTACTCGACCTGCAACATGGCGAATCCCAACAATCCGGGATACTTGCAACGGATTGAGGAAGGCGAACGTATCGGTAATTACTTCACCTACCGTTATGCAGGCGTAGACAAGAAAGGCAACTGGCTGATTTACGATAAGAAGGGCAATGTGATTCCGATAGCCCAGGGTTCGGAGGAAGACAAGGCGGTGACCGGCAATGGTCTGCCGAAATTTACCGGCTCCATGACGCACAACTTCACTTACAAGAACTTCGACCTGACCGTTGCTTTCCGTGGCGCTGCCGGATTCGATATATTCAACGTACACGATTTCTACTTCGGATTGCAGAGCATGAGTACCAACCAGTTGACGACCGCTTACTCGAAGAACGCGCATATCACGACCGGCAAGAACGTGATAACCGACTATTTCATCGAACCGGGCGATTACCTGAAGATAGACAACATCACTTTGGGATATACGATGAACCTGAATAAGAAGTATATCGAGAAAATACGTTTGTTCGGCACAGCCAACAATCTCTATACGTTTACGAAATTCACGGGTGTAGACCCTTCTACTTACGAAGTCAACGGTCTGACACCGGGTACTTTCGGGGGAGGATACAACTATTATCCGTCTGCTTTCCAGTTTATTTTAGGTTTACAAGTTAGTTTTTAA